Proteins from a genomic interval of Poecile atricapillus isolate bPoeAtr1 chromosome 1, bPoeAtr1.hap1, whole genome shotgun sequence:
- the CCDC169 gene encoding LOW QUALITY PROTEIN: coiled-coil domain-containing protein 169 (The sequence of the model RefSeq protein was modified relative to this genomic sequence to represent the inferred CDS: substituted 2 bases at 2 genomic stop codons), whose product MVKIGKDPLRAEQPVKRGPSQHRRASAAANESGRDRAAPVGAGAGAGASCRWRPATRLPPRLSRGNGRAAATAGKRVPEPGVEWPQRAARSGSAGRSQPSPRATPATRGMRAGRAPAAMGEGGRRAAEPERLAPELGREKRKQQMLESSIFELRNTVRELEKSLNSIENEDNEWKTRYETQVELKKQLERQINILXDKVEFIRGNTADKLSIVHPFDKMPVGSLKRVLKQLEEEKESLQNQLKDYELRLEQEAKAYHKVNDERRMYLSEILQTSAKLKIIERQQKDAVTGKGEKWILRGRHSVPGNPKMVYPQKXSIKMTVGVNQLPQLKH is encoded by the exons ATGGTGaagattggaaaagaccccCTG AGGGCAGAACAGCCCGTCAAACGCGGGCCGTCACAGCACCGGCGGGCGAGCGCTGCTGCAAACGAGAGCGGCCGGGACAGGGCGGCGCCcgtcggggccggggccggggcaggtGCCAGCTGCCGGTGGCGCCCGGCAACCCGTCTGCCCCCTCGGCTTTCCCGGGGCAACGGGAGAGCCGCGGCGACTGCGGGGAAAAGGGTGCCCGAGCCGGGGGTGGAGTGGCCTCAGCGCGCCGCTCGCTCGGGCTCCGCCGGCCGCTCGCAGCCGTCACCCCGCGCAACGCCGGCGACGCGGGGGATGCGGGCGGGACGGGCGCCGGCGGCAATGGGGGAAGGCGGCCGGCGGGCGGCAGAGCCGGAGCGCTTGGCGCCGGAGCTGGGGCGGGAGAAGCGGAAGCA GCAGATGCTTGAAAGCTCAATATTTGAACTGAGAAACACTGTAAGAGAACTGGAAAAAAGTCTTAACAGTATTGAAAATGAAG acaATGAATGGAAAACCAGATATGAGACACAAGTAGAATTGAAAAAACAGCTGGAAAGGCAAATTAATATTCTTTGAGATAAGGTGGAGTTTATTCGTGGAAATACAGCAG ATAAACTGTCCATTGTTCACCCCTTTGATAAAATGCCTGTG GGTTCCTTGAAGAGGGTTCTTAAAcagctggaagaagagaaggaaagtcTCCAGAATCAACTAAAAGACTATGAACTTAGGCTGGAACAAGAAGCAAAG GCTTACCACAAAGTTAATGATGAGCGGCGCATGTACCTCTCAGAGATCTTACA AACCTCAGCTAAACTTAAAATTATTGAAAGGCAACAAAAAGATGCTGTGACtggcaaaggagaaaaatggatACTCAG AGGAAGACACAGTGTTCCAGGAAACCCGAAGATGGTTTATCCTCAAAAATGATCAATTAAAATGACTGTAGGAGTGAACCAGCTTCCACAACTAAAGCATTGA